One stretch of Buteo buteo chromosome Z, bButBut1.hap1.1, whole genome shotgun sequence DNA includes these proteins:
- the PJA2 gene encoding E3 ubiquitin-protein ligase Praja-2: protein MLFCFTTAAKDPLRNSAMGQEAGKLAWPRPAGGYRTITRRRYRRRHAYVSFRPSLNSQDRDERQHYEDREGSNLENVQTESSLSFSEDSNLLAEASSGLLDEPVLENTGAREPVCQSVLSQTSEADTSPFCLFSYGLEDNQISGNLMNTYENSEALEGYASGGSNDLNGQNGIAFVNIDSYEPDSSDGEENDAQETFSLAREVGLFQEALGNLLSELEGGIESFTELQSQLPTLNHSVSRECCEEAGPMPLMRYFSIDSDLACPNNITIKPSAENQAIPKSSLSGASYEAQQIKTVDVGIGTPTEITNELNVNDGNTAQGNSPELVVRPKVRKQNTANKSEREKLLPNDDEEEGGSWRKTGITEVQQGCAEYALRNSKERRSMFFDSRDYEGDRKNTKIDQRKNAAAQEQKNSSFWDEFEDCSRYFSMTLRDEDSSDCSDGEWSPVVPTYLTATEKEESSSDESWESAPGKEEHGPEVQSNSSGVEEKTDFCFQGGEQILLEEEEIPWLQYREEVESSSDEENYPFSDFLHPVFFLLDGNNNFEDDSSVSEDLDVEWRLLDEFGDGLGLAQAIPYMNPQFLTIMALEGRLQQAMEIVLTYLETLGFDVEQAHPPATKETIDCLPQITVTDDQDGQEQRCTICCSEYVKDEIITELPCHHLFHKTCITLWLQKSGTCPICRHVLAPVHT from the exons atgcttttctgctttaCGACAGCTGCTAAGGATCCTTTGAGGAATTCAG CAATGGGTCAAGAAGCTGGCAAACTGGCCTGGCCCAGACCAGCAGGAGGATATCGGACCATTACACGTAGAAGATACAGAAGAAGACATGCCTATGTCAGTTTTAGACCATCTTTGAATAGCCAAGACAGAGATGAACGTCAACACTATGAAGACCGCGAAGGATCAAATTTGGAGAATGTTCAGACAGAGAGTTCTTTAT CTTTCTCTGAAGATTCCAACCTATTGGCTGAAGCTTCTTCTGGTTTATTAGATGAGCCTGTGTTAGAAAATACTGGAGCTAGAGAACCTGTTTGCCAAAGTGTACTAAGCCAAACTTCTGAAGCAGACACATCACCATTTTGTCTATTCTCTTACGGTCTGGAAGACAACCAAATCTCAGGAAACCTTATGAATACTTATGAAAATTCTGAGGCCCTTGAAGGATATGCATCTGGAGGGAGTAATGATTTGAATGGTCAGAATGGAATTGCTTTTGTAAACATTGACTCTTATGAGCCAGATAGCAGTGATGGAGAGGAAAATGATGctcaagaaacattttctttggcaAGAGAAGTTGGTTTATTTCAGGAAGCACTAGGTAACTTGCTTTCTGAGTTAGAAGGCGGCATAGAGTCTTTTACTGAGTTACAGTCCCAATTGCCCACTCTCAACCACAGTGTTTCTAGAGAATGTTGTGAAGAAGCAGGACCAATGCCTTTAATGAGATATTTTAGCATAGATTCAGACTTGGCATGTCCAAACAACATCACAATTAAACCTTCTGCTGAAAATCAAGCTATACCAAAAAGTAGCCTGAGTGGTGCCAGTTATGAAGCACAGCAGATAAAAACAGTGGATGTTGGAATCGGAACCCCTACAGAAATTACTAATGAATTAAATGTCAATGATGGAAACACTGCCCAAGGAAATTCACCTGAGCTAGTAGTGAGACCtaaagtaagaaaacaaaatactgcaaacaagtcagagagagagaagcttcTCCCTAATGATGATGAAGAAGAGGGTGGTTCCTGGAGGAAAACTGGAATCACTGAAGTCCAGCAAGGCTGTGCCGAGTATGCcttgagaaacagcaaagagaGGAGATCTATGTTCTTTGACTCAAGAGACTATGAAGGTGATcgaaagaacacaaaaatagaccaaaggaaaaatgcagcagctcaagaacaaaaaaatagctCTTTTTGGGATGAGTTTGAAGACTGCAGCAGATACTTCTCAATGACCCTTAGAGATGAAGACAg CTCTGATTGCAGTGATGGAGAATGGTCTCCAGTTGTGCCTACCTATTTGActgctacagaaaaagaagagtccTCAAGTGATGAGAGCTGGGAGTCTGCACCAGGCAAGGAGGAACATGGGCCCGAAGTGCAGAGCAACAGCAGTGGTGTAGAAGAGAAGACAGACTTCTGTTTCCAAGGAgg gGAACAGATATTAttggaggaagaagagattCCTTGGTTACAGTACCGGGAAGAAGTAGAAAGTAGCAGTGATGAGGAAAATTATCCATTTAGTGATTTTTTGCATCCTGTATTCTTCCTGTTGGATGGAAATAACAACTTTGAGGATGACTCCAGTGTGAGTGAAGACTTGGATGTGGAGTGGAG ACTACTTGATGAGTTTGGTGATGGCCTAGGACTTGCTCAAGCCATTCCTTACATGAATCCTCAGTTTCTCACAATTATGGCCCTAGAGGGACGCTTACAACAAGCTATGGAG ATTGTTCTGACTTACTTGGAGACTCTTGGATTTGATGTTGAACAGGCTCATCCACCAGCTACTAAAGAAACCATAGATTGTCTGCCACAGATTACTGTCACAGATGACCAAGAtg GTCAAGAGCAGCGTTGTACTATCTGTTGCAGTGAATATGTGAAAGATGAAATCATAACAGAGCTGCCCTGTCATCATTTGTTTCACAAAACTTGTATAACTCTTTGGTTACAGAAA TCGGGAACATGCCCAATTTGTCGTCATGTGCTTGCACCCGTGCATACTTAA